In the Oncorhynchus tshawytscha isolate Ot180627B linkage group LG17, Otsh_v2.0, whole genome shotgun sequence genome, one interval contains:
- the LOC112216803 gene encoding transportin-3 isoform X1 — protein MEKPTVALVYQAVQALYHDPDPAGKERASVWLGELQRSMYAWELADQLLQLKQDVESCYFAAQTMKMKIQMSFFELPPETHIALRDSLLSHIQSLKDLSPIIVTQLALAIADLALQMASWKGCVHTLIEKYSNDVSSMTFLIEILTVLPEEVHSRSLRIGANRRTEIIEDLAYYSSTVVTLLMTCVEKSGSNEKMLIKVFRCLGSWFNLGVLDSNFMANNQLLMVLFQVLQRDETSTNLHEAASDCVCSALYAIENVDTHMPLAQQLFQGVLTLETAYHMAVAREDLDKVLNYCRIFTELCETFLETTVRSPGQGMGDLRTLELLLICAGHPQYEVVEISFNFWYRLGENLYKTNDPALHGIFRPYIQRLLHGLARHCQLDPDHEGIPEDTDDFGEFRMRVSDLVKDVIFLVGSMECFSQLYSTLKEGNPPWEVTEAVLFIMAAIAKSVDPENNPTLTEVLEQVVLLPETVHIAVRYTSIELVGEMSEVVDRNPRFLAPLYVTDPVLNYLMKGLREKTLASVAAKAIHNICSVCRDHMAQHFQGLLDIARALDSFALTTEAAVGLLKGTALVLARLPLEKIAECLSDLCAVQVMALKKLLSQDPRNGKAADPTVWLDRLAVIFRHTNPIVENGQTHPCQKVIQEIWPVLSETLNTHQADNRIVERCCRCLRFAVRCVGKGSASLLQPLVTQMVSVYQVYPHSCFLYLGSILVDEYGMEEGCRQGLLDMLQALCMPTFQLLEQTNGLRNHPDTVDDLFRLATRFVQRSPITLLSSGIIVHIIQCAIAATTLDHRDANCSVMKFVRDLIHTGVSNDHEDDFELRKQLIGQAMGQHGQQLVTQLMHTCCFCLPPYTLPDVAEVLWEIMVFDRPTFCRWLENALKGLPKETSGGAVTVTHKQLTDFHKQVTSAEECKQVCWAIREFTRLFR, from the exons ATGGAGAAACCGACAGTCGCACTTGTGTATCAAGCTGTTCAGGCTCTTTATCATGATCCGGACCCCGCCGGCAAAGAGCGAGCCTCTGTGTGGCTGGGGGAGCTACAGAGATCG ATGTACGCGTGGGAGTTGGCAGACCAGCTCCTCCAGCTGAAACAGGACGTGGAATCTTGTTACTTTGCCGCCCAGACCATGAAGATGAAGATCCAGATGTCGTTCTTTGAGCTTCCCCCAGAGACCCATATCGCCCTCCGAGACTCCCTGCTCTCACACATACAGAGCCTCAAAGACCTCTCCCCCATCATCGTCACCCAG CTCGCTCTGGCCATTGCAGACCTCGCCCTACAGATGGCCTCCTGGAAGGGCTGTGTCCACACCCTCATTGAAAA gTATAGCAATGACGTCAGCTCCATGACGTTTCTGATAGAGATCCTTACAGTGCTCCCCGAGGAGGTCCACAGCCGCTCCCTACGCATCGGAGCCAATCGCAGGACAGAGATCATCGAGGACCTGGCCTATTACTCCAGTACTGTGGTCACCCTACTG ATGACGTGTGTGGAGAAGTCTGGCAGTAATGAGAAAATGCTGATCAAGGTGTTCCGCTGTCTGGGCAGCTGGTTCAACCTGGGAGTCCTGGACAGCAACTTTATGGCCAACAACCAGCTCCTCATGGTCCTTTTCCAAGTGCTG CAGAGAGATGAGACGTCCACCAACCTGCACGAGGCCGCATCCGACTGTGTGTGTTCAGCGCTGTACGCCATCGAGAACGTGGACACGCACATGCCCCTGGCCCAGCAGCTCTTCCAGGGCGTCCTCACGCTGGAGACAGCCTACCACATGGCCGTGGCACGGGAGGACCTCGACAA AGTGTTGAATTACTGTAGGATCTTCACTGAGTTGTGTGAGACGTTTCTGGAGACGACCGTCAGGAGTCCAGGCCAGGGCATGGGAGACCTGCGGACGCTTGAGCTACTGCTCATCTGTGCAGGACACCCTCAATATGAG GTCGTGGAGATCTCCTTTAACTTCTGGTATCGTCTGGGAGAGAACCTGTATAAGACCAACGACCCTGCCCTCCACGGCATCTTCAGACCCTATATCCAGAGACTGCTGCACGGCCTGGCCCGCCACTGCCAACTAGACCCCGACCAC GAGGGCATCCCAGAAGATACTGATGACTTTGGGGAGTTCAGGATGAGGGTGTCTGATCTTGTGAAGGATGTCATTTTCCTTGTGGGCTCCATGGAATGTTTCTCCCAG TTGTACTCCACTCTAAAAGAAGGGAACCCTCCCTGGGAGGTGACTGAGGCTGTTCTCTTCATCATGGCCGCCATCGCCAAGAGTGTAGACCC TGAGAACAACCCCACCCTGACAGAGGTGTTAGAGCAGGTGGTGCTGCTGCCAGAGACTGTCCATATCGCCGTGCGCTACACCAGCATTGAGCTGGTGGGGGAGATGAGTGAGGTCGTTGACCGCAACCCGCGGTTCCTAG CCCCGCTCTATGTCACAGACCCCGTGCTGAACTACCTGATGAAGGGCCTGAGGGAGAAGACCCTGGCTTCCGTGGCGGCCAAGGCCATCCATAACATCTGCTCTGTGTGTCGGGACCACATGGCCCAGCACTTCCAGGGCCTGCTGGACATCGCCCGTGCCCTCGACTCCTTCGCCCTGACGACCGAAGCCGCCGTAGGCCTCCTCAAAG GTACAGCCCTGGTCCTGGCTCGCCTGCCCCTGGAGAAGATCGCTGAGTGTTTGAGTGACCTGTGTGCTGTGCAGGTCATGGCCCTCAAAAAG CTTCTCTCTCAGGACCCCAGGAATGGGAAAGCTGCTGACCCCACTGTCTGGCTGGACAGACTAGCCGTCATCTTCCG acACACAAACCCCATCGTAGAGAATGGACAGACACACCCATGTCAGAAAGTTATCCAGGAG ATCTGGCCGGTCCTATCAGAGACTCTGAACACACACCAGGCTGATAACCGCATCGTGGAGCGCTGTTGTCGCTGCCTGCGGTTTGCTGTGCGCTGCGTGGGCAAGGGCTCTGCCTCTCTACTACAGCCACTCGTCACAcag atggtcagtgtgtaTCAGGTGTATCCCCACTCCTGCTTCCTGTATCTGGGCAGCATCCTGGTGGATGAGTACGGCATGGAGGAGGGCTGCAGGCAAGGTCTACTGGACATGCTGCAG GCTCTTTGTATGCCCACCTTCCAGCTATTGGAGCAGACCAACGGCCTCCGTAACCACCCAGACACAGTAGATGACCTCTTCAGACTCGCTACCAG gTTTGTCCAGCGTAGTCCCATCACCCTGCTCAGCAGTGGCATCATCGTCCACATCATCCAGTGTGCCATCGCGGCCACGACACTGGACCACCGGGATGCCAACTGCAGCGTCATGAAGTTTGTCAGAGACCTCATCCACACGGGCGTCAGCAACGAC CACGAGGATGACTTTGAGCTGCGGAAGCAGCTAATAGGCCAGGCCATGGGGCAGCACGGGCAGCAGTTGGTCACCCAGCTCATGCACACATGCTGCTTCTGCCTGCCACCTTACACACTCCCCGATGTGGCTGAGGTGCTCTGGGAGATCATGGTGTTCGACAGGCCG ACGTTCTGCCGCTGGCTGGAGAATGCGCTTAAGGGGCTTCCTAAAGAGACGTCTGGCGGGGCGGTGACCGTCACACACAAACAGCTCACAGACTTCCACAAGCAGGTCACCAG TGCAGAGGAGTGTAAGCAGGTGTGCTGGGCTATCCGGGAGTTCACCAGATTGTTCCGATAG
- the LOC112216803 gene encoding transportin-3 isoform X2: MEKPTVALVYQAVQALYHDPDPAGKERASVWLGELQRSMYAWELADQLLQLKQDVESCYFAAQTMKMKIQMSFFELPPETHIALRDSLLSHIQSLKDLSPIIVTQLALAIADLALQMASWKGCVHTLIEKYSNDVSSMTFLIEILTVLPEEVHSRSLRIGANRRTEIIEDLAYYSSTVVTLLMTCVEKSGSNEKMLIKVFRCLGSWFNLGVLDSNFMANNQLLMVLFQVLQRDETSTNLHEAASDCVCSALYAIENVDTHMPLAQQLFQGVLTLETAYHMAVAREDLDKVLNYCRIFTELCETFLETTVRSPGQGMGDLRTLELLLICAGHPQYEVVEISFNFWYRLGENLYKTNDPALHGIFRPYIQRLLHGLARHCQLDPDHEGIPEDTDDFGEFRMRVSDLVKDVIFLVGSMECFSQLYSTLKEGNPPWEVTEAVLFIMAAIAKSVDPENNPTLTEVLEQVVLLPETVHIAVRYTSIELVGEMSEVVDRNPRFLDPVLNYLMKGLREKTLASVAAKAIHNICSVCRDHMAQHFQGLLDIARALDSFALTTEAAVGLLKGTALVLARLPLEKIAECLSDLCAVQVMALKKLLSQDPRNGKAADPTVWLDRLAVIFRHTNPIVENGQTHPCQKVIQEIWPVLSETLNTHQADNRIVERCCRCLRFAVRCVGKGSASLLQPLVTQMVSVYQVYPHSCFLYLGSILVDEYGMEEGCRQGLLDMLQALCMPTFQLLEQTNGLRNHPDTVDDLFRLATRFVQRSPITLLSSGIIVHIIQCAIAATTLDHRDANCSVMKFVRDLIHTGVSNDHEDDFELRKQLIGQAMGQHGQQLVTQLMHTCCFCLPPYTLPDVAEVLWEIMVFDRPTFCRWLENALKGLPKETSGGAVTVTHKQLTDFHKQVTSAEECKQVCWAIREFTRLFR, encoded by the exons ATGGAGAAACCGACAGTCGCACTTGTGTATCAAGCTGTTCAGGCTCTTTATCATGATCCGGACCCCGCCGGCAAAGAGCGAGCCTCTGTGTGGCTGGGGGAGCTACAGAGATCG ATGTACGCGTGGGAGTTGGCAGACCAGCTCCTCCAGCTGAAACAGGACGTGGAATCTTGTTACTTTGCCGCCCAGACCATGAAGATGAAGATCCAGATGTCGTTCTTTGAGCTTCCCCCAGAGACCCATATCGCCCTCCGAGACTCCCTGCTCTCACACATACAGAGCCTCAAAGACCTCTCCCCCATCATCGTCACCCAG CTCGCTCTGGCCATTGCAGACCTCGCCCTACAGATGGCCTCCTGGAAGGGCTGTGTCCACACCCTCATTGAAAA gTATAGCAATGACGTCAGCTCCATGACGTTTCTGATAGAGATCCTTACAGTGCTCCCCGAGGAGGTCCACAGCCGCTCCCTACGCATCGGAGCCAATCGCAGGACAGAGATCATCGAGGACCTGGCCTATTACTCCAGTACTGTGGTCACCCTACTG ATGACGTGTGTGGAGAAGTCTGGCAGTAATGAGAAAATGCTGATCAAGGTGTTCCGCTGTCTGGGCAGCTGGTTCAACCTGGGAGTCCTGGACAGCAACTTTATGGCCAACAACCAGCTCCTCATGGTCCTTTTCCAAGTGCTG CAGAGAGATGAGACGTCCACCAACCTGCACGAGGCCGCATCCGACTGTGTGTGTTCAGCGCTGTACGCCATCGAGAACGTGGACACGCACATGCCCCTGGCCCAGCAGCTCTTCCAGGGCGTCCTCACGCTGGAGACAGCCTACCACATGGCCGTGGCACGGGAGGACCTCGACAA AGTGTTGAATTACTGTAGGATCTTCACTGAGTTGTGTGAGACGTTTCTGGAGACGACCGTCAGGAGTCCAGGCCAGGGCATGGGAGACCTGCGGACGCTTGAGCTACTGCTCATCTGTGCAGGACACCCTCAATATGAG GTCGTGGAGATCTCCTTTAACTTCTGGTATCGTCTGGGAGAGAACCTGTATAAGACCAACGACCCTGCCCTCCACGGCATCTTCAGACCCTATATCCAGAGACTGCTGCACGGCCTGGCCCGCCACTGCCAACTAGACCCCGACCAC GAGGGCATCCCAGAAGATACTGATGACTTTGGGGAGTTCAGGATGAGGGTGTCTGATCTTGTGAAGGATGTCATTTTCCTTGTGGGCTCCATGGAATGTTTCTCCCAG TTGTACTCCACTCTAAAAGAAGGGAACCCTCCCTGGGAGGTGACTGAGGCTGTTCTCTTCATCATGGCCGCCATCGCCAAGAGTGTAGACCC TGAGAACAACCCCACCCTGACAGAGGTGTTAGAGCAGGTGGTGCTGCTGCCAGAGACTGTCCATATCGCCGTGCGCTACACCAGCATTGAGCTGGTGGGGGAGATGAGTGAGGTCGTTGACCGCAACCCGCGGTTCCTAG ACCCCGTGCTGAACTACCTGATGAAGGGCCTGAGGGAGAAGACCCTGGCTTCCGTGGCGGCCAAGGCCATCCATAACATCTGCTCTGTGTGTCGGGACCACATGGCCCAGCACTTCCAGGGCCTGCTGGACATCGCCCGTGCCCTCGACTCCTTCGCCCTGACGACCGAAGCCGCCGTAGGCCTCCTCAAAG GTACAGCCCTGGTCCTGGCTCGCCTGCCCCTGGAGAAGATCGCTGAGTGTTTGAGTGACCTGTGTGCTGTGCAGGTCATGGCCCTCAAAAAG CTTCTCTCTCAGGACCCCAGGAATGGGAAAGCTGCTGACCCCACTGTCTGGCTGGACAGACTAGCCGTCATCTTCCG acACACAAACCCCATCGTAGAGAATGGACAGACACACCCATGTCAGAAAGTTATCCAGGAG ATCTGGCCGGTCCTATCAGAGACTCTGAACACACACCAGGCTGATAACCGCATCGTGGAGCGCTGTTGTCGCTGCCTGCGGTTTGCTGTGCGCTGCGTGGGCAAGGGCTCTGCCTCTCTACTACAGCCACTCGTCACAcag atggtcagtgtgtaTCAGGTGTATCCCCACTCCTGCTTCCTGTATCTGGGCAGCATCCTGGTGGATGAGTACGGCATGGAGGAGGGCTGCAGGCAAGGTCTACTGGACATGCTGCAG GCTCTTTGTATGCCCACCTTCCAGCTATTGGAGCAGACCAACGGCCTCCGTAACCACCCAGACACAGTAGATGACCTCTTCAGACTCGCTACCAG gTTTGTCCAGCGTAGTCCCATCACCCTGCTCAGCAGTGGCATCATCGTCCACATCATCCAGTGTGCCATCGCGGCCACGACACTGGACCACCGGGATGCCAACTGCAGCGTCATGAAGTTTGTCAGAGACCTCATCCACACGGGCGTCAGCAACGAC CACGAGGATGACTTTGAGCTGCGGAAGCAGCTAATAGGCCAGGCCATGGGGCAGCACGGGCAGCAGTTGGTCACCCAGCTCATGCACACATGCTGCTTCTGCCTGCCACCTTACACACTCCCCGATGTGGCTGAGGTGCTCTGGGAGATCATGGTGTTCGACAGGCCG ACGTTCTGCCGCTGGCTGGAGAATGCGCTTAAGGGGCTTCCTAAAGAGACGTCTGGCGGGGCGGTGACCGTCACACACAAACAGCTCACAGACTTCCACAAGCAGGTCACCAG TGCAGAGGAGTGTAAGCAGGTGTGCTGGGCTATCCGGGAGTTCACCAGATTGTTCCGATAG